The sequence GGCTCGCGGTTCGACGGTAGTACCGCCCGGGTCGACGCTCCCGATCCATGCGAACTTGAATCGGTCCGTGTCAGTCAGCCGTTCGCAGACGGTATGAGTGATCTCCTCCTGTGTTTCCGCACTGACGATCGTCTGGTCTATCTCCCGAATCGTGTTGTTGATCTGATTCAGAGCAGTCAGTTGCTCGTTTTGCCGCTGGAGTTCACGGTCCTGTTCCCGAAGCTGGGATTCCCGGACGACTCGGTCGAGAGCAGCCTCGGCAGTTGCTGCGAGCAGGTCGGTGAGTTCCTGTGTCAGGTCGTCGAACACTCCGACAGCCGTCGACCCGGTGACGAACACGCCGTGGGTGCCGAGCGGAATGAACATAACACTCCGGAGGTCAGTTGCCCGGTTTTCCAATCGATCCGACGTGTGAACATCGTCGAACACGAGTGTCTCGTCGTTGACGAAACTGTAGCTCGGAAGCGTGTCATCGTTCGTGCGGACAGCCGGAAGCGGTCCGTGGTGTTCGGTCATCGCCCGTGACTGTGCAACAGGGAGGAGTTCGTTCGTCTCGGCGTCGTGCAGATAGATTGCGCTCGCGGAGACGTCGAACACACTGAGCACGTCATCGACGATGTGTTGGGCGATTTCCTGATTGGTCTCCGTGTAGAGGAACTTCCGTGCGGTCTCCTGCAGCGTCGTCAGCGCTTCCTCGCGCTGTTTCCGTTTCGTGATATCCCGGCAGCTATACAGCAGTGTGCCGTCCTGAATTGAGACTTCGCGGACGTTGACCAGCAACGTGTGCTCGTGACCAGCTTTGTCGGTGACTGTACACTCGATGTTCTTCAGAACGCCCTTCTCAGCGAGTTCCGCCCGGTCGAACAGGTCCTCGCCAAGGAGCGTGTCGATCGTTTCCTGCTCGCAAATCTCGTCGTCAGTGTAGCCAAAAATGAAGTGGACGTTCGGGCAGACGTAGGTGTATTCCCCGCCCTCGTTCGTCATGAGGACGGTGTCGGTCATATTGCTGAGCGTGACCCGGTGAAGTTCCTCAGATTGACGGAGGTCACGATCGAGGGTGACCTGCTCCGTGATGTCGATCCCTTCGATCACGATCGAGGTGACATCGCCGAAGTCGTTCTCGACCGGACGAACTGACAGCTCGATAACGCGGTCCGTGGCCGTGGACGGCTGATGAACGACGACGTTGCCGAATTGCCCGTCGCGTGCAGCCTCGACAAGTTGCCGGATGTCGCGTTCTGTCGCATCGGACTGTGACCACCACGGCAGCGTCCAGAACAGGTCACCGATGGCCGTGTCCACGTCCTCGTCAATCATTGCTCGTCCTGTCTGATTCACACGGACGAGCGAGCCATCCGGGTCGAGGACCCACGTGGCCGTCTGTGTGTCGTGAAAGACGGCGTCGAACTGCCGTGCCCGTTCGCGCTGTGTGATCGTTCGCCGGGCGGACTGGAGCGTCTTCTCGGTTCGCTCAATTACCTCGTCTATCCGCAGGCCGTCTGTCCCTGCGAGGGGTACGTAGTCGGAAACGCCGGCCTCGATTGCCTCACTCGCCAGGGCTTCGCTTCCGTCCGTAGTCCCGAGGATGACAGGGAGATCCGGGGCCAAGTCTCGGAGCTGTCGGGTCAGTTCAATGCCACTCCCGTCATCGAGTGTCTTTCTCGTGACAATACAGTCGACCGAGCGCTTCCGAACCGTCTCGAGGGCGTCCGATATCGTCTCAGCAGCGAGGATAGTAGCCTCTGTGCTCGCTCTAAGCGCTTCTGAGAGCGGCTCGGTCCAGCCTGTAGAACCAACAACGAGAACCTGAGCCGTGTCGAATGGGCTCCCGGCGTCTCTCATCTGCTGCTCCCGGGCACGAAGTGATCACTGAGAACACTGGCGCGATACGTGGACACTCGTTCGAGTTGTCGCCATCTACCGTGAACGGAGTGGTTCAGTTGCCGTGTTTTCGATGGAGGGTTCAATAATAAACACCTGCGTTCAAAATACTTCGTTGCTAAACAGTTTAGTATTTCCTCATTCCTGCGGTTATTTCGGCAGAGTGCCATCGGTCGACGGCCGGTACTCGCGAAGACACATGACGGACATCACACAGACGCCGACACGGTCGGTCCCTGCCCGTCGTTCAGATAGTCGCGAGCCAATAGCTCCTGCCGATTCTGCACAGCTATGATGGACGTACAACGTCGCTTGACGGAGAAGAGAGCTATCAGGCACGTCGAAGCGCCGGCGTCGATGCCAGTGTTCCGAGCTGTGACGCGGGTCTGGCATTTTCCCAGCGGAGATGCCTTGCTCGAACGTGACGGGTATCGTGACTGTCTGATCCCGGACGTCGACCGGATCGACGTGCCAGTCAATGGAACGGAACAGGTTGCGGACGCTGTGGCACTCGATACGGATACCACTGTTCGGGTGACGGACAATACAGGAAGCGTAGTTATGTCAGAATTCGACAAAAATGTGAAGATAGGATAAACGATTCGGACCCATTCGCGGTTGTAAGCCCCTCATCTAGCCTCTTCTATATCGAATGATATAGTAATTTTCCTGGTAGAAATGGGTAGCTTTTGGTATCTCGATGAATCCCGTCGATATATGTCTGATGTAAATCCGT is a genomic window of Haloarcula sp. H-GB4 containing:
- a CDS encoding bacterio-opsin activator domain-containing protein, coding for MRDAGSPFDTAQVLVVGSTGWTEPLSEALRASTEATILAAETISDALETVRKRSVDCIVTRKTLDDGSGIELTRQLRDLAPDLPVILGTTDGSEALASEAIEAGVSDYVPLAGTDGLRIDEVIERTEKTLQSARRTITQRERARQFDAVFHDTQTATWVLDPDGSLVRVNQTGRAMIDEDVDTAIGDLFWTLPWWSQSDATERDIRQLVEAARDGQFGNVVVHQPSTATDRVIELSVRPVENDFGDVTSIVIEGIDITEQVTLDRDLRQSEELHRVTLSNMTDTVLMTNEGGEYTYVCPNVHFIFGYTDDEICEQETIDTLLGEDLFDRAELAEKGVLKNIECTVTDKAGHEHTLLVNVREVSIQDGTLLYSCRDITKRKQREEALTTLQETARKFLYTETNQEIAQHIVDDVLSVFDVSASAIYLHDAETNELLPVAQSRAMTEHHGPLPAVRTNDDTLPSYSFVNDETLVFDDVHTSDRLENRATDLRSVMFIPLGTHGVFVTGSTAVGVFDDLTQELTDLLAATAEAALDRVVRESQLREQDRELQRQNEQLTALNQINNTIREIDQTIVSAETQEEITHTVCERLTDTDRFKFAWIGSVDPGGTTVEPRAWAGTDQGYLDSQSIAVAASETEPAGQTAATGDVTMIPNVAADLRNAPWRSDALTRDFLSVLSIPLVYNDLRHGILTIYADTKDAFDETTRTVLRELGETIASALSAIERKHALLTSSVTRVEFVIDDERFLLSRLARSTGCTISYEGGIQHAPAGNSVFVAVEDADVQTVAAAAADMTTIDDVTQISDDDTDSGVLRLELSQPFLALELADHGAIFREATADPEGTTLIVDVPQSVDVRNIAQLVDSTFSGVELKRKETLERGIEQDRSSEFLRDLTERQLEVIQTAYYSGYFESPRTKSGEDIATMLEISPPAFYQHVRTVQRKLFTALFEDRSVSSREA